tGCCTTCGGGAgcctgagctgggattaaagcctgggccttagctgcAGCTTTTGCCTTGGTTTGCACCTGGGGCTTTGGTCGGCAGAGCCTACTACCCTTGCTCCTGTAGCTTTGAAtcttcttcccaagcttgggatgagcGATGGAAGCGAGCCGGCTGAGTTTGCAGctggggccctttggcatcttgggATTAACAgccttaggcttcacaagggctttaatggcctctgcacgggcactcattgcctttgcgttgtttgcctgcatcttcttcaggcctttcttgttgtgcttcttggcaaagcacatgttcctcaggaa
This genomic interval from Acomys russatus chromosome 31, mAcoRus1.1, whole genome shotgun sequence contains the following:
- the LOC127212561 gene encoding 60S ribosomal protein L29-like, which produces MAKSKDHTTHNQSYKWHRNGIKKLQSQRYESLKEVDSKFLRNMCFAKKHNKKGLKKMQANNAKAMSARAEAIKALVKPKAVNPKMPKGPSCKLSRLASIAHPKLGKKIQSYRSKGSRLCRPKPQVQTKAKAAAKAQALIPAQAPEGTQAPVKA